The window NNNNNNNNNNNNNNNNNNNNNNNNNNNNNNNNNNNNNNNNNNNNNNNNNNNNNNNNNNNNNNNNNNNNNNNNNNNNNNNNNNNNNNNNNNNNNNNNNNNNNNNNNNNNNNNNNNNNNNNNNNNNNNNNNNNNNNNNNNNNNNNNNNNNNNNNNNNNNNNNNNNNNNNNNNNNNNNNNNNNNNNNNNNNNNNNNNNNNNNNNNNNNNNNNNNNNNNNNNNNNNNNNNNNNNNNNNNNNNNNNNNNNNNNNNNNNNNNNNNNNNNNNNNNNNNNNNNNNNNNNNNNNNNNNNNNNNNNNNNNNNNNNNNNNNNNNNNNNNNNNNNNNNNNNNNNNNNNNNNNNNNNNNNNNNNNNNNNNNNNNNNNNNNNNNNNNNNNNNNNNNNNNNNNNNNNNNNNNNNNNNNNNNNNNNNNNNNNNNNNNNNNNNNNNNNNNNNNNNNNNNNNNNNNNNNNNNNNNNNNNNNNNNNNNNNNNNNNNNNNNNNNNNNNNNNNNNNNNNNNNNNNNNNNNNNNNNNNNNNNNNNNNNNNNNNNNNNNNNNNNNNNNNNNNNNNNNNNNNNNNNNNNNNNNNNNNNNNNNNNNNNNNNNNNNNNNNNNNNNNNNNNNNNNNNNNNNNNNNNNNNNNNNNNNNNNNNNNNNNNNNNNNNNNNNNNNNNNNNNNNNNNNNNNNNNNNNNNNNNNNNNNNNNNNNNNNNNNNNNNNNNNNNNNNNNNNNNNNNNNNNNNNNNNNNNNNNNNNNNNNNNNNNNNNNNNNNNNNNNNNNNNNNNNNNNNNNNNNNNNNNNNNNNNNNNNNNNNNNNNNNNNNNNNNNNNNNNNNNNNNNNNNNNNNNNNNNNNNNNNNNNNNNNNNNNNNNNNNNNNNNNNNNNNNNNNNNNNNNNNNNNNNNNNNNNNNNNNNNNNNNNNNNNNNNNNNNNNNNNNNNNNNNNNNNNNNNNNNNNNNNNNNNNNNNNNNNNNNNNNNNNNNNNNGTCCACTTGGATGGACCTTTAACTTCtcacatagaaactgaaatcttgTTATTGACAATCGCTTTATATATTTTCAATCTAATCATTGGTGGAGATAAAATTTACTATCAACTCGTGATGAGCCACCTTTTAACGAACAAAGTGAAAATTGATGTTCACCTTTTTCATATGTACATCTTGCCCAATCAGCGTCTATGAATGCCTGTACTGTGAGTAAGGTAGAATGCTCAATGAGAAGGCCATAATTCCTCAAGTGCTTAAAATAGCGTAATATAAAAAAACAAGAGCTCAGTGGCCCTCAAAAGGAGAGTGCATGAATTGACAAACATAATTGATAGTAAAGGCAACGCCTGGTTTGGCCAGAGTTATATATCGTAGGGGTCCAACTACTGCATGCGCAATACTTGGTAGCATCAGAGTACAAAACATGTCTCGTCGCTAAGAGAATATAGTGCTATCCTTGTGGGGTACAACCTTAATGCTTAGAAAGAAATTAGGAAAGCCCAAATCTTTAAGAGAGAATCCAACCCCTAATTGTGTGATGAGATTTCAGACATGGCACATGTTGTTTGTAACAAGCATATCATCCACAAAAACAAGAATATACATACAGAGAGAGCAAACCATTCATGAGGTGCTTGTTTGGGCCCATAAAGTGGCCTATATAATGTTAAAGTTCAAATTGTTTCTATCGTATAATTGTGGATGATAAAAGGGCATGCACCCCATTTTGACACACACACATGAGGGGGGATTCAAACCTTGTTCTTCACCATCAATAATGGAGTCGTTTGTTTTTTTGGAGCTacaatttttaaaaagaaattaaattcaAGTTCTAGGTTGATTAGACTCTCTCTCTAACTGCTTAGAGGGAAACAGATTGTTATGAACCGTTTGAAGAGTGATAAAGAGATACAATCTCCTGGGCATCTACTGTGTCGTTCAACATCTGTATTCCTAGAGATTCAATGATGACTTGGAGGTGCTATTGGAATCGGTTACTCTCCTGAACGGTGCTAGCCTAGGTCAATCCATAGTTATTTGGGCGATCAACATGTGTTCAAGCGGTGATCCAACTGTTGTGCTTTTACTGATCAAAACAAAAGCACCATGCCAAGAGCCGTTGGATCACCGCTTAAACATGCATTCAGCACCTAGGCAGCTATGGGCAAGACCAAGCCGATCACCACTCAGGAGAGGGGCCCAATCCGTGTAGATCAGCCTAGGAAGAGAAATATTTTGAATCTACCTATTTGTAGCTTTTATTGGATGGGGTTTGTGAATAGAAACCACTTGTTCTTTGAATACTCATTTATGAAACAAATTTGGGGGCACATAATGCGGCTTTGTTCTCCCTTTAGAAGACTTGGAAGTTGCATCATCATTGGAAGTTGTTAGAACAAAAACCAAGAAACACAAAATGAACATATTAAAGCAAAGataacacagagatttaatgtgATTCACACACCAATGTGATGTACTACATCCCTAGACGAAGTTGAAGATGATTCAGTAAGTTGGAAGAACAGATATAGtagagatctctcaagaacactcaaaagttGTCTTTCTAACTTGCATTATAAGATAATAAAACATAAAAGTACTCCTACAAGTCGGGTTGATCCATTGGGTTGAACTGTACCATAGGGGCAAACAAGTTCTCCACTACCAtcacaaatcttaaaaaaaaaagttcattcgggtcgccaccaaaatttTTAGATCAAGCCGGATAATCtttaaaatgggtcaagaattatAGACACACATAATAGAAGCTCAGTGGTTTGGGAAGAGTATTGATGGAGATACAATAGGGTGCATCGCCAAGTTAGCATTTTGTACTACTATTATTCCtcctcattattttttttttggtagcagTAATACTATAATTCACATatggaaaaagaggaaatctTGTCTTCTGAAAAAAGACTAGGACTATGCCATCCATCATTTctgatatttatatatatgtggaagacCATCGCGGAGCTGTCATTCCTCTCCTAAGAATTTATTTCTTATTGATAAATGGTGTGGTCCATCCGTTTTGGGTGGTGAGGTGATTTTGTCATAGTATCAGTGTATTTGCTTCAAGAAGTTTGTGTTTTCCTTTATTGGGGATTAGCCTGATGCCGATATCCCCTTAGCCTATTTCTTGTGTTTGCGGCCTTTTGGGTTTTCATTGTTCCTATTCATGAGTACTAGCTTCTTAGGCTGCCATATTTTGTTgtatttactttcttttcttagaaTAAATTGATATtacctttaaaaaataaataaataaataaataaataaataaataaaaagctgCCAATTGGGAATATTTCAATTAAACACGACATCATTGTGGGTTTTGAAGTCTAGAAGTGATTCTCCCTTGAGCCTTGAAGAGCTCAtcccattcttttcttttccaagtTCTTCGGTAGCAATTTGGtttccatgagagagagagagagttgcaatGTGTtagtatttttgtaattattgaggAGACTTTCCATGAGAAAATTTGAATCCTAATTTGGACATAATACTGAAGTTGGATCATAATATATGATGACATTAAATCATAGTAAGAGCCAAGGGTGAAACAGGGTCCGGTTGggctaggtttcttaaaaccctaacctaaccctaggtcttcaaaattcaaccctaacccaatccaaccgggttcatgtttaggcccaactctgctgggttcataccaacccaacctggccctaattgaccctatcaaggCTCGGTTGGGTCAAGctgaattgggttgggttgaccttggcttctaccatagttggattaaccttgattgacatgtttttgccattcacatctaatatattaaaaaattatagaaaaatgaaatactgATTGGAGTCCTAATTTCTATTATGAAAATACAAGGTTAAAtttcgggttgggttgggtcgggttgggccgggatgaggcctcaaccctaacccaacccaaccatgaCTCAGGGTTGGtggttttcaaccctaacccgccctcagggtaaaaaaacttggcccaagccctgttcAGGCCTAGGGCGGGTTCGGgttgtcaaggccaaactttcaGCCCTAGAAAGAGAaatccagtgcacgaggctcccgctacagCAGGGTTtgagaggggcaaatgtatgcagccttaccccctacttCGCAGAAGAAGTTGTTTCCAAGTTACAACAAAAGAGACTTTAAGACGCCAAAATTTTGGACAGACTTAAACCTGTCCTACATTAGATTTTGATTTGCCAACTTTTTTCTGAGAGAAATCATGCAAAAGcataaaaatttttgttccgAATCTTTCAAATAGAATTTAATGAACTGAGATGAACAAACATTGATAAATTAagaacaagaataaaaaaaaaaattatcatatttGCTGCAGGCACAGCACTATGAATCAGTGATTGATAGTTGAGTCAATATGTAGAACGCGGCCACAGCTATAGACTGAGCAAAATGCTTGAAGAGTTGTCATCAACAACAGAAGAATAGTTGCTAAGAGTGTCAGGATCTGCCATGAATCAAACACATACCTTTTCAAGTGGTTTGCTATCTTGACCTTCCATGTACCTATATAATATTTGTTCACATCTTCAATTACCTTGTCCAAGAAGGGAACTTTTGTTAATCTCACTGATCTAGTCATTGCATTCCAAAGGTTAGCAACTTCTTCATCACTCTTCAGATGGTTCAGAATAATCCCTTTCTCCCTAAGCAGTTTCACATCCTCCTTGGTGTCTATAATACCATTCATCAATTCTGTGTATCGCGTAAAATTTAATGGTCCTGATACATTTGATGCTTCATATGCAACCAAGTTTCTTAATATCACTTCACTGTTAACATCTATAGTAACAGTAGGGAGGTAAAGTGTGAATGATTTCGTGTCGAAGCTAATGGATGTGATACCCCCTTTTATGGTTGCAAATTGGACACCGGAATTGTAGAGTTCAGTCACTGAAGGGATCGTGATTTCCTCTATCAAAGGAGGCTTGTGGATGTTGTTGGTTGAACTTGAACCCTCATACTCAGATATGATTTCAGCTTTAGTTTTGGTAAACAATAATTCTAAAGGCTGCTTTAGGATGGAAAACCCAggtaatttagaaaagaaattagcAGGTGTGGAAATTAGTACTCTTTTAACAGTACTTACAGTGCCTTCTGTTAATTTGGATAGTGGTTTCCAGATCAAATTCGCGATCTTCTTTACTTGATTTGAGCCTTTGATCTCATCTACAATGTCGTCGACGGTAAGAACAGCTAGTCCATCACAGACTTCAATGGCGAAATCGGGTTGTTCTTCAGATTTGGGCACAATCATGTGGTACAAAATATCTAGCAAGTGTGAATGCTCTGTGGATTGGATGCTTGAGAGATTCATCATCTTGAATGGAGATACCTCTTTGCATAAACCAATTAAAGAGGCATTGAGTGTTTCATCTgctgcttccagggaggaatgcTGGAGTTCTAAGACCTTTCTCAATAGGAACAGTGGGATTTGGTTTTCAAGCATCACTATATCTCTAAGCATAACATAATTAGTAAATTTCTTGCCTGCATGAACTTCTGTTTGGACTTTGCCTTCTTTGATGGCATAAATTTGGAGGAATTCAAGCAAGAAGCATGCATCCACAGCTAACATCCATGCTAGTGTTTCACCACTTAAATCAAGGTACTTATTGTAGCAACCCCTGATCTTTGGCATgagtttcttcatttcttcgacGAGGTTTTCGAATTTTAGGCTCTGGAATTGTCTTTGGGCTCTTCTTGCTGCAGCAACCTTGTGGCTTTCCATCTCATAGAGCTCCTCCCTCCAGTGATGGTATGGGCCTATTGCAATTTGGTGAGGAATGAAGCAATCTGGCTTGACAGATAATAGAGTTTTAGGGACATTGAAGATACATACTGGGAACTCAACCTCATCATCTTCAAGCTCTTCCTCGAAGATTCTACGGATTCGAATGACCCAACGGTGCTCGTCACCGCCATTATTCTTCCAATTTGAAGTCATGGTAGCAGCCTGCTGTGAAGAGTTCATGTTTGTTTTCTTACAATGGATTAAAGCTAAATGAAAGTCCTGTAACAATATCAAGATATTATGGACATATAAATAAGGTTTGTATGTATTGTATAATTTGCACTGGTCACtctcaaaaaaatcatattttccttCAACCACTGACCACGCAAGGGGTTTCAGATGCGTGTGGGAGAGTACTTTGAAGTATATACTAAAATCTTATCGGGTTTGTGGATCCCACGACGATGTGATTAAGCTTATATTCCCACGTggtgaaggagaaaaaaaaattccatgtttCACAAGAATGTCTCTTTATTTCAAACCCAAGAAAATTTTATCTTCTAATGGTTTGGTAATTGTCACATGCACCCACTTGCGGCACCTGGTGCCAAGACCAGACCAAACATGCCAAACTTCTGGCCTTTAGAGGTCTAGGTTTGGCTGTATCATCCTACAAGCTTGggactttttattttattttttatttctctttaatAGGGGCATGGGGATGGTTTAATTTGAGCCAAACCAGATTGACCCCAAGCAAGTTTTTAAAACTTGAGATCGATCTCAACTAATACTATGGATCATATCAATATCGGCTGCGATCAGACGGCttcactttcattttttttttttaagttgattTTTCAACCATTTTACCTTTATATCTTGTCACTTGATCAGTATTGAATTGGTCATGGATTAAGGACTAGTCTTGATCGATATCAATCCGGTCCAAtacaatttttaaaactatgccCCCAGCCAATTTTTCATGGCCAGGGTTAATTGGTCCAACCCAATTTGAATTATGGGCCAGCCGGGATAACATTGGGACCTCTAAACTACTGCATGCCCATGGTTTAGTTTTGGAATTTCtccagtgatttttttttttttcctttttctttctcttatattTTGTGAGAAAGAATTTATCTGCTCGTTTGAATATATTTTTCCTTcataagagggaaaaaaattactATTGCTGATATGAATTGATCCTAATTTATTACCAGTCCAAACACGttctctattttattatttttttttctttttgtctttaaTGATGAAGACAGCTTACATGTTCAATACCTTGAAACCTCTAGGTTCTAAatgttaaaaattaaaaaaaattaaaaaaaaaatggtgtggtAGGTAAGAAATGAAACTCAAATACCTTGAAACTTTGGCTTCTCTATGTagaatatttcaattttttacccaaaaaaaaaaatatatgtagaaTATTTCAACTTGCAAGTAGCTTGACTTATTAGATGCCATAAATGAATGTTTAAACGAATAAAGTACCAAGAAGTTGACATTTAATGATTACACATTATGTTCGAGAAGTTAATCCCGTTGCTGATTTTGGCGAAGGAAGCTTCAAAGTTTGAGGGTCTGCTGATTTTGGCCAAGGAAGCTTCAAAGTTTGAGGGTCTCCTCATAGGTGTTGTCCTTCCCTTTAGCAATTGAGGTTGAGATCCAAAATGACATTATAGGGAGACCTCCTTTCTGTTTTTCTATataattttttgtcttctttttaaATGTGTTGGGGTTCTTcgtgctgatggcaatgtcgaaagTGACGGATTTCTAgctcttctttattctttcatCCATCTGGGATATATTTTTTGATCCTttagaagaagggggaaaaaaaaggaagccaAAGTCAATATGCATCACAAATTAAACTAGCTAAGTCAAGGCAATTCCCTAAATAACACAACatcaaaattaataaaacaGAGTATGCAGATCATGAGATTGATGATAGTTCAACTACCAACCCCATTCTTACCTAGTAAAATTTAGTAGCATCAGTTGACGAAGAGGAAACTGTAGATTTATCAAAAAGCCTTTGAGAGTAGTCAATGACAAGAGCAAGACAACTACCAGACGTGCAGTAAACTAGCATTTAACTTCACCTCCTTGGTTGAGTGTTCGCAATCTTTTTTGTAGGATTTACTTTCCGTCGGAGACCTTGTATCACAAACAAGGGGCGTGCAATGACCACTGTGTCTCTGTCTAAGGGTGTTCACCCTTGTGTGTGGACCCAAAGGCCTCTCATGGTTAGAAAACACTTGTCCAAAAATTGTTGTAGTTCTGGTTTTAGATTTTCGGCCAgccaaaaattaattttggaTTAGTATTTTGTTATATTGTTGTTATATGATAGTTGTGTTGTGGCATGTTTTGTCATGAGACTATATGTGATTAAATGTGATGCATGGTTTTATTTATGTTAttatcttcccccccccccttcataTGCCCCATTTAATAAATGCAACCCCCTTGGGAAACCTTATATAGAGGGTTGGTTTTCTCATGAATagtaatttattaaaaattttaaagttcATATGATGTGATTAAAATATATACATGAGATGTAACTTGGTAGAGTTTTTGTAATGCATTTTGAGTCGAAAACTGACAGAGGAACGACGTGTGTCATGCGAGGCTATGTTCAACAAGAGCTACTTCAAATTGGATCAAGTTGCAGATCAAACATTGGTGGAATttctgcttctccctctcttcttagtgtgagtgttgggtatttctccctccctcatctgatgtactatatttcttttttcttcttttttccatttaatatacatgactttttagcgaaaaaaagttCCTTTGTCCCACGATCATGCCATATATTTAATTGTTAGTTATTATGGTTGATGTTTATACCTATTGTGATATATTGTTAAGTAGTTTACAATTTTTTACGCGTTACCTAATGCACGTGATGTATGGGCATCAGAATGATCTGCAATGGCTAAGTCCTTGTCAACTGACCTACTCCTTTGGGTATCTATCAAAACTACGGATGTAAAATGATAGTTGAAAATCCGA is drawn from Macadamia integrifolia cultivar HAES 741 chromosome 7, SCU_Mint_v3, whole genome shotgun sequence and contains these coding sequences:
- the LOC122083312 gene encoding putative UPF0481 protein At3g02645; translated protein: MNSSQQAATMTSNWKNNGGDEHRWVIRIRRIFEEELEDDEVEFPVCIFNVPKTLLSVKPDCFIPHQIAIGPYHHWREELYEMESHKVAAARRAQRQFQSLKFENLVEEMKKLMPKIRGCYNKYLDLSGETLAWMLAVDACFLLEFLQIYAIKEGKVQTEVHAGKKFTNYVMLRDIVMLENQIPLFLLRKVLELQHSSLEAADETLNASLIGLCKEVSPFKMMNLSSIQSTEHSHLLDILYHMIVPKSEEQPDFAIEVCDGLAVLTVDDIVDEIKGSNQVKKIANLIWKPLSKLTEGTVSTVKRVLISTPANFFSKLPGFSILKQPLELLFTKTKAEIISEYEGSSSTNNIHKPPLIEEITIPSVTELYNSGVQFATIKGGITSISFDTKSFTLYLPTVTIDVNSEVILRNLVAYEASNVSGPLNFTRYTELMNGIIDTKEDVKLLREKGIILNHLKSDEEVANLWNAMTRSVRLTKVPFLDKVIEDVNKYYIGTWKVKIANHLKRYVFDSWQILTLLATILLLLMTTLQAFCSVYSCGRVLHIDSTINH